Proteins from one Mesoplodon densirostris isolate mMesDen1 chromosome 1, mMesDen1 primary haplotype, whole genome shotgun sequence genomic window:
- the LOC132486622 gene encoding HMG box transcription factor BBX-like isoform X1, producing the protein MKGSHRNKDYSAEGEGAGKRPKRKCLQWHPLLAKKLLDFSEEEEEEDQEEDIDKVQLLGAAGLEQDGETEDDESPEQRARRPMNAFLLFCKRHRSLVRQEHRNRLDNRGATKILADWWAVLDPKEKQKYTDMAKEYKHAFMKANPGYKWCATTNKPVKSPTSTVNPREKLWAFPSDSSRALPSPKKTKPEEMPQLNFGMADPTQMGGLSMLLLAGEHVLGTPEISSGTCRPDVSESSELRQESPLFQFAEISSGTSHPDVPSKQCQASALFQFAEICSKTSQLGGAEPVKRCGESALFQLAEMCLASEGVKMEESKLIKAKESDGGRIQELEKGKEEREMKMEKIDEARFQKEAEFEKSAKENVRDSKELRNFEELRMDDIMGIKMEAPKAIKKEELEEDQKCSHFPDFSYSGSSKIIISDVPSRKDHMCHPHGIRIIEIPTALSKPEKLKKEKKKTKMDRQGNDKSTPKKTCKKRQSSESDIESVMYTIEAVAKGDWGIEKLGDTPRKQVHTSSSGKGSILDAKPPKKKVKSREKKMSKERSSDTTQESRPQDFISISASKNISGEVPEGIKAEPLTPTEDALPPSLSGQAKPEDSECHRKIETCGSRKSERSCKGALYKTLVSEGMLTSLRANVGRGKRRSGKGKSSDHEECWHEESWTFHQSGTSGSKKFKKTKPKEDSLLGSAKLDEEFEKKFNSLPQYSPVTFDQKCVPVPRKKKKTGHMSSEPTQTSKGPFQSQKKNLFHKIVSKYKHKKEKPNVPEKGSGDKWSNKQLFLAAIHATEAIFSEDRNTTEPAYKVTNAPSIPNTPEPTRAQEPLVGSQKRKARKTKITHLVRTADGRVSPAGGTLDDKPKEHLQRSLVKVTETGCNDECSHNREATETRSSTPEMPAVSAFFSLAVPAEVAAMENA; encoded by the coding sequence atgaaaggcagtcatagaaataaagattattccgcagaaggagaaggagctggaaaacgaccaaaacgaaagtgccttcagtggcatccattgctagcaaagaaacttcttgacttttcagaagaggaagaagaggaagaccaAGAGGAGGATATTGATAAGGTTCAACTTCTTGGGGCCGCGGGTCTAGagcaagatggtgaaactgaagatgatgaatcaccagaacagcgagcccggagaccaatgaatgcatttctcttattttgcaaacgtcatcgctctcttgtacgtcaggaacacaggaacaggcttgataaccgaggtgctaccaagatactagctgattggtgggctgttctcgatccaaaggaaaagcagaaatacacagacatggccaaggagtataaacatgcatttatgaaagcaaatcctggctacaaatggtgtgctaccacaaacaagcctgtgaaatccccaacatccactgtcaatccacgggagaaactgtgggccttcccatctgactcttcaagagccttgccaagccccaagaaaacaaagcctgaagaaatgcctcagcttaactttgggatggctgatcctactcaaatgggaggcctgagcatgctgcttttagctggagaacatgttcttggtacaccagagatatcctctggcacttgcaggcctgatgtttcagaatcctctgaattgcgtcaggagtcaccattatttcagtttgccgagatatcttcaggtacctcccaccctgatgttccgtcaaaacaatgtcaagcatcagccttgtttcagtttgcagagatctgttcgaagacttcacagttgggcggtgctgaacctgtaaaacgctgtggagagtctgcactctttcaactggcagagatgtgcctggcatcagagggggtgaaaatggaagaatcaaagctaataaaagccaaagaatcagatggcggaagaattcaagaactggagaagggcaaggaagaaagagaaatgaaaatggagaaaatagatgaagccaggttccagaaagaagcagaatttgaaaaatcagctaaggaaaatgtaagagattctaaggaattaagaaattttgaggagctgcgaatggatgatataatgggtataaaaatggaagctcctaaagcaattaaaaaggaagaattagaggaagatcaaaaatgtagtcacttccctgatttttcttactctggcagtagcaagataataataagcgatgttcccagtaggaaggatcacatgtgccatcctcatggcattaggatcatcgagattcccacagcgttaagcaaaccagaaaagctaaaaaaggaaaagaagaaaaccaaaatggatcGACAGGGAAATGATAAATCCACACCCAAGAAGACTTGCAAAAAGAGGCAGTCCTCGGAATCTGATATCGAGAGTGTCATGTACACCATTGAAGCTGTTGCAAAGGGAGACTGGGGCATCGAGAAGCTTGGAGATACCCCTCGCAAGCAGGTGCATACATCCTCGAGTGGCAAGGGAAGCATTTTGGATGCCAAGccaccaaagaagaaagtgaaatcaagagagaagaaaatgtcaaaggagagatcctcagacaccacccaagagtcaagacctcaagattttatcagtatttctgccagcaagaacatttctggtgaggtcccagagggtataaaagcagaacctttgacccctacggaggatgcattaccacccagtctatcgggacaggccaagcctgaggacagtgagtgtcacagaaaaatagagacttgtggctcccggaaatctgagaggtcttgcaaaggtgctctttataaaaccctggtgtctgagggtatgctcacctctctgcgagctaatgttggcagagggaaacgaaggtcaggaaaaggaaagtcctctgatcatgaagagtgttggcatgaagaaagctggacatttcaccagagtgggaccagtggaagcaagaagttcaagaagacaaagccaaaggaagactctctccttggctcagcaaagctggatgaagaatttgaaaagaaattcaacagcctccctcagtatagtcctgttacatttgaccagaaatgtgtacctgtcccaagaaaaaagaagaagaccggacatatgtcctcagaaccgacccaaaccagcaaaggtcctttccagtctcagaaaaagaacttattccacaaaattgtcagcaaatacaagcacaaaaaggagaagcctaatgttccggaaaaaggaagtggggataaatggtcaaacaagcaactcttcttggctgccattcacgctacagaagccatattttcagaagacagaaacaccacagagcctgcttataaggttacaaatgccccatccattcccaacactccagagccaacaagggcgcaagaacccttggtgggcagtcaaaagagaaaagcaaggaaaaccaagatcacacaccttGTCAGGACAGCAGATGGCCGGGTATCACCAGCAGGAGGTACTTTGGATGACAAACCAAAGGAACACCTGCAGAGGAGTCTTGTTAAGGTGACCGAGACAGGCTGCAATGACGAATGCTCACACAACCGAGAGGCCACGGAGACGCGGAGCAGCACCCCGGAGATGCCCGCCGTGTCTGCGTTCTTCAGCCTCGCTGTGCCGGCCGAAGTGGCTGCCATGGAAAATgcatag
- the LOC132486622 gene encoding HMG box transcription factor BBX-like isoform X2, which translates to MKGSHRNKDYSAEGEGAGKRPKRKCLQWHPLLAKKLLDFSEEEEEEDQEEDIDKVQLLGAAGLEQDGETEDDESPEQRARRPMNAFLLFCKRHRSLVRQEHRNRLDNRGATKILADWWAVLDPKEKQKYTDMAKEYKHAFMKANPGYKWCATTNKPVKSPTSTVNPREKLWAFPSDSSRALPSPKKTKPEEMPQLNFGMADPTQMGGLSMLLLAGEHVLGTPEISSGTCRPDVSESSELRQESPLFQFAEISSGTSHPDVPSKQCQASALFQFAEICSKTSQLGGAEPVKRCGESALFQLAEMCLASEGVKMEESKLIKAKESDGGRIQELEKGKEEREMKMEKIDEARFQKEAEFEKSAKENVRDSKELRNFEELRMDDIMGIKMEAPKAIKKEELEEDQKCSHFPDFSYSGSSKIIISDVPSRKDHMCHPHGIRIIEIPTALSKPEKLKKEKKKTKMDRQGNDKSTPKKTCKKRQSSESDIESVMYTIEAVAKGDWGIEKLGDTPRKQVHTSSSGKGSILDAKPPKKKVKSREKKMSKERSSDTTQESRPQDFISISASKNISGEVPEGIKAEPLTPTEDALPPSLSGQAKPEDSECHRKIETCGSRKSERSCKGALYKTLVSEGMLTSLRANVGRGKRRSGKGKSSDHEECWHEESWTFHQSGTSGSKKFKKTKPKEDSLLGSAKLDEEFEKKFNSLPQYSPVTFDQKCVPVPRKKKKTGHMSSEPTQTSKGSGDKWSNKQLFLAAIHATEAIFSEDRNTTEPAYKVTNAPSIPNTPEPTRAQEPLVGSQKRKARKTKITHLVRTADGRVSPAGGTLDDKPKEHLQRSLVKVTETGCNDECSHNREATETRSSTPEMPAVSAFFSLAVPAEVAAMENA; encoded by the exons atgaaaggcagtcatagaaataaagattattccgcagaaggagaaggagctggaaaacgaccaaaacgaaagtgccttcagtggcatccattgctagcaaagaaacttcttgacttttcagaagaggaagaagaggaagaccaAGAGGAGGATATTGATAAGGTTCAACTTCTTGGGGCCGCGGGTCTAGagcaagatggtgaaactgaagatgatgaatcaccagaacagcgagcccggagaccaatgaatgcatttctcttattttgcaaacgtcatcgctctcttgtacgtcaggaacacaggaacaggcttgataaccgaggtgctaccaagatactagctgattggtgggctgttctcgatccaaaggaaaagcagaaatacacagacatggccaaggagtataaacatgcatttatgaaagcaaatcctggctacaaatggtgtgctaccacaaacaagcctgtgaaatccccaacatccactgtcaatccacgggagaaactgtgggccttcccatctgactcttcaagagccttgccaagccccaagaaaacaaagcctgaagaaatgcctcagcttaactttgggatggctgatcctactcaaatgggaggcctgagcatgctgcttttagctggagaacatgttcttggtacaccagagatatcctctggcacttgcaggcctgatgtttcagaatcctctgaattgcgtcaggagtcaccattatttcagtttgccgagatatcttcaggtacctcccaccctgatgttccgtcaaaacaatgtcaagcatcagccttgtttcagtttgcagagatctgttcgaagacttcacagttgggcggtgctgaacctgtaaaacgctgtggagagtctgcactctttcaactggcagagatgtgcctggcatcagagggggtgaaaatggaagaatcaaagctaataaaagccaaagaatcagatggcggaagaattcaagaactggagaagggcaaggaagaaagagaaatgaaaatggagaaaatagatgaagccaggttccagaaagaagcagaatttgaaaaatcagctaaggaaaatgtaagagattctaaggaattaagaaattttgaggagctgcgaatggatgatataatgggtataaaaatggaagctcctaaagcaattaaaaaggaagaattagaggaagatcaaaaatgtagtcacttccctgatttttcttactctggcagtagcaagataataataagcgatgttcccagtaggaaggatcacatgtgccatcctcatggcattaggatcatcgagattcccacagcgttaagcaaaccagaaaagctaaaaaaggaaaagaagaaaaccaaaatggatcGACAGGGAAATGATAAATCCACACCCAAGAAGACTTGCAAAAAGAGGCAGTCCTCGGAATCTGATATCGAGAGTGTCATGTACACCATTGAAGCTGTTGCAAAGGGAGACTGGGGCATCGAGAAGCTTGGAGATACCCCTCGCAAGCAGGTGCATACATCCTCGAGTGGCAAGGGAAGCATTTTGGATGCCAAGccaccaaagaagaaagtgaaatcaagagagaagaaaatgtcaaaggagagatcctcagacaccacccaagagtcaagacctcaagattttatcagtatttctgccagcaagaacatttctggtgaggtcccagagggtataaaagcagaacctttgacccctacggaggatgcattaccacccagtctatcgggacaggccaagcctgaggacagtgagtgtcacagaaaaatagagacttgtggctcccggaaatctgagaggtcttgcaaaggtgctctttataaaaccctggtgtctgagggtatgctcacctctctgcgagctaatgttggcagagggaaacgaaggtcaggaaaaggaaagtcctctgatcatgaagagtgttggcatgaagaaagctggacatttcaccagagtgggaccagtggaagcaagaagttcaagaagacaaagccaaaggaagactctctccttggctcagcaaagctggatgaagaatttgaaaagaaattcaacagcctccctcagtatagtcctgttacatttgaccagaaatgtgtacctgtcccaagaaaaaagaagaagaccggacatatgtcctcagaaccgacccaaaccagcaaag gaagtggggataaatggtcaaacaagcaactcttcttggctgccattcacgctacagaagccatattttcagaagacagaaacaccacagagcctgcttataaggttacaaatgccccatccattcccaacactccagagccaacaagggcgcaagaacccttggtgggcagtcaaaagagaaaagcaaggaaaaccaagatcacacaccttGTCAGGACAGCAGATGGCCGGGTATCACCAGCAGGAGGTACTTTGGATGACAAACCAAAGGAACACCTGCAGAGGAGTCTTGTTAAGGTGACCGAGACAGGCTGCAATGACGAATGCTCACACAACCGAGAGGCCACGGAGACGCGGAGCAGCACCCCGGAGATGCCCGCCGTGTCTGCGTTCTTCAGCCTCGCTGTGCCGGCCGAAGTGGCTGCCATGGAAAATgcatag
- the LOC132486632 gene encoding HMG box transcription factor BBX-like, which produces MDRQGNDKSTPKKTCKKRQSSESDIESVMYTIEAVAKGDWGIEKLGDTPRKQVHTSSSGKGSILDAKPPKKKVKSREKKMSKERSSDTTQESRPQDFISISASKNISGEVPEGIKAEPLTPTEDALPPSLSGQAKPEDSECHRKIETCGSRKSERSCKGALYKTLVSEGMLTSLRANVGRGKRRSGKGKSSDHEECWHEESWTFHQSGTSGSKKFKKTKPKEDSLLGSAKLDEEFEKKFNSLPQYSPVTFDQKCVPVPRKKKKTGHMSSEPTKTSKGPFQSQKKNLFHKIVSKYNHKKEKPNVPEKGSGNKWSNKQLFLAAIHPTEAIFSEDRNTTEPAYKVTNAPSIPNTPEPTRAQEPLVGSQKRKARKTKITHLVRTADGRVSPAGGTLDDKPKEHLQRSLVKVTETGCNDACSHNREATETRSSTPEMPAVSAFFSLAVPAEVAAMENA; this is translated from the coding sequence atggatcGACAGGGAAATGATAAATCCACACCCAAGAAGACTTGCAAAAAGAGGCAGTCCTCGGAATCTGATATCGAGAGTGTCATGTACACCATTGAAGCTGTTGCAAAGGGAGACTGGGGCATCGAGAAGCTTGGAGATACCCCTCGCAAGCAGGTGCATACATCCTCGAGTGGCAAGGGAAGCATTTTGGATGCCAAGccaccaaagaagaaagtgaaatcaagagagaagaaaatgtcaaaggagagatcctcagacaccacccaagagtcaagacctcaagattttatcagtatttctgccagcaagaacatttctggtgaggtcccagagggtataaaagcagaacctttgacccctacggaggatgcattaccacccagtctatcgggacaggccaagcctgaggacagtgagtgtcacagaaaaatagagacttgtggctcccggaaatctgagaggtcttgcaaaggtgctctttataaaaccctggtgtctgagggtatgctcacctctctgcgagctaatgttggcagagggaaacgaaggtcaggaaaaggaaagtcctctgatcatgaagagtgttggcatgaagaaagctggacatttcaccagagtgggaccagtggaagcaagaagttcaagaagacaaagccaaaggaagactctctccttggctcagcaaagctggatgaagaatttgaaaagaaattcaacagcctccctcagtatagtcctgttacatttgaccagaaatgtgtacctgtcccaagaaaaaagaagaagaccggACATATGTCCTCAGAACCGACCAAAACCAGCAAAGGTCCTttccagtctcagaaaaagaacttattccacaaaattgtcagcaaatacaaccacaaaaaggagaagcctaatgttccagaaaaaggaagtgggaataaatggtcaaacaagcaactcttcttggctgccattcaccctacagaagccatattttcagaagacagaaacaccacagagcctgcttataaggttacaaatgccccatccattcccaacactccagagccaacaagggcgcaagaacccttggtgggcagtcaaaagagaaaagcaaggaaaaccaagatcacacaccttGTCAGGACAGCAGATGGCCGGGTATCACCAGCAGGAGGTACTTTGGATGACAAACCAAAGGAACACCTGCAGAGGAGTCTTGTTAAGGTGACCGAGACAGGCTGCAATGACGCATGCTCACACAACCGAGAGGCCACGGAGACGCGGAGCAGCACCCCGGAGATGCCCGCCGTGTCTGCGTTCTTCAGCCTCGCTGTGCCGGCCGAAGTGGCTGCCATGGAAAATgcatag